One stretch of Chryseobacterium sp. LJ668 DNA includes these proteins:
- the porZ gene encoding type IX secretion system anionic LPS delivery protein PorZ — MKKFSIISLGVLASFPMVNAQNIASKKWADLFSYNNVLAIKEDNGKIIAATENGIFHYTISTGEISKISKANGLHEVKISAFDYNPQTKIGLVGYQNGSLDVITPQGITYVVDIPIATGYNASKKINHISITGDRAVVSVGYGVSIFDLKKKEFGDSAFFVTGGVYQASNEATIKDNKVFSVTNTGLKTHELNTTFPVFSTWATELPGNFTDIDSENAIAFSSSTATYIYNNGVSTPLAQTFGNVSDVVVNADNIIVTDASRIYSYGINGTFAGSVTVGEECNTATKVGAKIYCGTILSGLKSEDNIVFKPDGPHFNYSYKIRLFNDNQLLVSSGGREGGFNTGLFNPKNPGFYYFNGTEWIYSSYFKSNTTRFNILDAIADPVNANEFFFTNYNNAPGHGIYKMKYNAGSKDFEFVKKYGLDAIDPSLPLNDYLNRPVGFAVDDQNNLFASLAFAGSNGATPAFAYYDRATDGFLIKYVTGLTSNGAQQLVYHENKFWTPLPRSNNFLVYDTKKSQSITDDTFTILSENNGLPPGSGGSLSVAFDKSNDAWIGTDAGLRILTNAAAEIDNDPTLEPIVIEQSGLAEELFRDSQVLQIEVDGGNQKWVSIDGGGVYYLSASGEQVIKRFTKENSPLPTNTVTDIKVDKKTGKVYFVTYDGIVTYQGDVADVTSDFGNVLVYPNPVVYAQFKGNVTIRGLAEKTNIRITDAAGNIVHSAVARSGYYEWDLNNQKGKRVASGIYFVLMTNEDGSDKATAKIAVVN; from the coding sequence ATGAAAAAATTTTCTATAATTTCTCTTGGTGTCTTAGCATCTTTCCCGATGGTGAATGCTCAAAATATTGCATCCAAAAAATGGGCAGATCTATTTTCTTACAATAATGTATTGGCAATAAAAGAAGATAATGGAAAAATCATTGCTGCAACAGAAAACGGAATTTTTCATTATACCATTTCAACAGGAGAAATTTCAAAAATTTCCAAGGCAAACGGGCTTCATGAAGTGAAAATATCAGCTTTTGATTATAATCCACAGACAAAAATAGGTCTTGTCGGCTATCAAAACGGTTCTTTAGATGTCATTACTCCACAAGGGATCACTTACGTTGTAGACATTCCGATTGCTACAGGATATAATGCTAGTAAAAAAATCAATCATATCTCTATTACCGGTGACAGGGCGGTTGTTTCTGTCGGGTATGGAGTTTCTATTTTTGATTTAAAGAAAAAAGAATTCGGAGATTCAGCATTTTTCGTTACGGGAGGTGTCTATCAGGCAAGTAACGAGGCTACTATCAAGGATAATAAAGTATTTTCCGTAACCAATACGGGATTAAAAACCCACGAACTGAATACTACATTCCCTGTGTTTTCTACCTGGGCTACCGAACTTCCTGGGAATTTTACGGATATAGACTCTGAAAATGCAATTGCTTTTTCCTCATCAACAGCTACCTATATTTACAATAATGGCGTTTCTACTCCTTTAGCTCAAACTTTTGGAAATGTGAGCGATGTTGTAGTAAATGCTGACAATATTATCGTTACAGATGCCAGCAGAATTTACAGCTACGGTATAAACGGAACTTTTGCAGGCTCTGTTACTGTAGGTGAAGAATGTAATACTGCAACAAAAGTAGGAGCAAAAATATACTGCGGAACTATTTTATCAGGTCTGAAAAGTGAAGACAATATCGTATTTAAACCCGATGGGCCACATTTTAATTACTCTTACAAGATCAGATTATTTAATGACAATCAGCTTTTGGTCTCTTCGGGAGGCAGAGAAGGCGGCTTTAATACCGGCTTATTTAATCCAAAAAATCCTGGATTCTACTATTTTAATGGAACAGAATGGATTTATTCTTCTTATTTTAAAAGCAACACTACTAGATTTAATATTCTAGATGCTATTGCAGACCCGGTGAATGCAAATGAATTTTTCTTTACTAATTACAATAATGCACCAGGTCATGGTATTTATAAAATGAAATATAATGCAGGAAGTAAAGATTTTGAATTTGTAAAAAAATATGGCTTAGATGCAATTGATCCTTCCCTGCCTTTAAATGACTATTTAAACAGACCTGTAGGTTTCGCGGTTGATGACCAGAACAATCTTTTTGCGAGCTTGGCATTTGCCGGTAGCAATGGGGCGACACCGGCATTCGCATATTACGATAGAGCAACTGATGGTTTTCTGATTAAATACGTCACCGGGCTTACGAGTAACGGAGCACAACAGCTAGTCTACCATGAGAATAAATTTTGGACACCGCTTCCCAGATCGAATAATTTTTTAGTGTACGATACTAAAAAAAGTCAGAGCATCACTGATGATACTTTTACAATTTTGTCAGAAAACAACGGACTGCCGCCGGGTTCTGGAGGAAGCCTTTCAGTAGCTTTTGACAAATCTAATGATGCCTGGATAGGTACAGATGCCGGACTCAGAATTCTAACCAATGCAGCGGCTGAAATAGATAATGATCCCACATTAGAACCAATCGTGATCGAACAAAGCGGTCTCGCTGAAGAACTGTTTAGAGATTCGCAGGTGTTACAGATTGAAGTTGACGGTGGAAATCAAAAATGGGTTTCTATCGATGGTGGCGGTGTGTATTATCTATCCGCATCAGGTGAGCAGGTTATCAAGAGATTTACAAAAGAAAATTCGCCTCTTCCTACAAACACTGTAACTGATATTAAAGTCGATAAAAAAACCGGAAAAGTGTATTTCGTGACATATGACGGAATTGTGACCTATCAAGGTGATGTTGCAGATGTTACTTCAGACTTCGGAAATGTTTTGGTTTATCCAAATCCTGTGGTTTATGCTCAATTTAAAGGCAATGTGACCATCAGAGGTTTGGCAGAAAAAACCAACATAAGAATTACAGATGCCGCAGGTAATATTGTACATTCTGCCGTTGCAAGATCAGGATATTACGAATGGGATCTGAATAATCAAAAAGGAAAACGAGTGGCATCAGGAATTTATTTTGTACTGATGACCAACGAAGACGGAAGTGATAAAGCAACTGCAAAAATAGCTGTTGTTAATTAA
- the recO gene encoding DNA repair protein RecO, whose translation MNSQTGFLLSFIKYGENDAILHCFTEEEGYHTYFLRGIYTKKNKKKAFLLPLNKLNFSVRAGKSGSMQTVSSFEMLNLHDIYTDIKANTVVFFISDFLNQILRNDNKNLEVFHSIDEFIDQLGAKNYQSHLIFLIKILKIQGVAPLLGKGDFLDPETGTFIQSSTHPIFDSENSLFWKSIISSQDPYGIKIPSPKRKNFLDSILVYYHYHISDFRTPNSLEIIQQIFE comes from the coding sequence ATGAATTCACAAACCGGATTTCTGCTTTCATTTATAAAATATGGTGAAAATGATGCAATTCTGCATTGTTTTACAGAAGAAGAGGGCTATCATACTTATTTTCTCAGAGGAATTTACACCAAGAAAAATAAGAAGAAAGCCTTTCTTTTGCCTTTAAATAAACTAAATTTTTCAGTTCGCGCAGGTAAAAGTGGCAGCATGCAGACGGTTTCGAGTTTTGAGATGCTTAATTTGCACGATATATATACAGACATTAAAGCAAATACTGTGGTGTTTTTTATTTCAGATTTTTTAAATCAAATTTTAAGAAATGACAATAAAAATCTGGAAGTTTTTCACAGCATAGATGAGTTTATTGATCAGCTTGGGGCCAAAAACTATCAGTCTCATCTTATCTTTTTGATCAAAATTTTAAAAATTCAGGGTGTTGCACCACTATTAGGTAAAGGAGATTTTCTTGATCCGGAAACAGGAACTTTCATTCAGTCTTCAACGCATCCTATTTTCGACAGTGAAAATTCTTTATTTTGGAAAAGTATTATTTCATCTCAAGATCCATATGGGATAAAGATCCCATCGCCAAAAAGAAAGAATTTCTTAGATAGTATTCTGGTATATTATCATTATCACATTTCAGATTTTAGAACTCCGAATTCTTTAGAGATTATCCAGCAGATTTTTGAATAG
- a CDS encoding glucose 1-dehydrogenase produces MQISLQNQVAIITGASSGIGTGIAKSLAEAGAAVVINHSSEKSLESAQKVLKEITEAGGNGITYQCDVSKEDEVVKMFMDVIAEYGTVDILINNAGIQKDAKFTEMTLEDWNAVMGVNLTGHFLCSREAIKEFLRRGIDTSRSIACGKIIHISSVHEVIPWAGHANYAASKGAIKMLMQTLAQEYGPAKIRVNSIGPGAIQTPINKSAWETKDALNSLLELIPYNRIGQPQDIGNLAAFLASDLADYISGASIFVDGGMTSLESFADGG; encoded by the coding sequence ATGCAAATATCACTTCAAAATCAGGTTGCTATCATTACAGGTGCTTCCAGCGGAATCGGAACAGGAATTGCCAAATCCCTAGCAGAGGCCGGAGCCGCAGTAGTGATCAATCATTCGTCAGAAAAATCTTTAGAAAGCGCTCAAAAAGTTTTAAAAGAAATCACCGAAGCCGGCGGAAACGGAATAACTTATCAGTGTGATGTCTCCAAAGAAGATGAGGTGGTGAAAATGTTTATGGATGTCATCGCAGAATACGGGACGGTTGATATTTTAATTAACAATGCAGGAATTCAAAAAGATGCAAAATTTACTGAAATGACCCTTGAAGACTGGAATGCAGTAATGGGTGTCAATTTGACCGGCCACTTTCTATGCTCCAGAGAAGCCATCAAAGAATTCCTGAGACGCGGAATTGACACTTCACGTTCCATTGCCTGCGGAAAAATCATTCACATCAGTTCAGTCCACGAGGTTATTCCCTGGGCTGGTCATGCGAATTATGCAGCGAGTAAAGGAGCGATTAAAATGCTGATGCAGACTTTAGCACAGGAGTATGGACCGGCTAAGATTCGTGTAAATTCAATTGGTCCGGGAGCAATTCAGACACCCATCAACAAATCGGCCTGGGAAACCAAAGATGCTTTGAATTCTTTACTCGAACTTATTCCTTACAATAGAATTGGTCAGCCGCAAGATATCGGTAATCTTGCTGCATTTTTAGCAAGTGATTTGGCAGATTATATTTCCGGGGCAAGCATATTCGTGGATGGCGGAATGACGAGCCTTGAAAGTTTTGCAGATGGAGGATAA
- a CDS encoding GNAT family N-acetyltransferase, which yields MTSLKFYEPEHLAELDYVLDDIQSRFTATAKQALKKIEERNQHEDFFAYPITIFYEEKIAGFFVIDFGEDKFDLTENPDSVLLRSLSVNPDFQGKGIGRQAMIEVDHFIKEHFTECNEIVLAVNEKNTQAFDLYLITGYLYGGKMREGINGPQFLMSKKI from the coding sequence ATGACAAGTTTAAAATTTTACGAACCAGAACATTTGGCTGAGCTTGATTATGTTTTAGACGATATTCAGTCGCGGTTTACAGCTACAGCGAAACAAGCTCTAAAAAAGATTGAAGAGAGAAATCAACACGAAGATTTTTTTGCGTATCCTATTACAATTTTTTATGAAGAAAAAATTGCCGGATTTTTCGTGATTGATTTTGGTGAAGATAAATTTGATCTTACAGAAAATCCGGATTCTGTTTTACTCCGTTCGCTATCTGTTAATCCTGATTTTCAGGGTAAAGGAATCGGTAGACAAGCCATGATTGAGGTTGACCACTTTATAAAAGAACATTTTACAGAATGCAACGAAATAGTTTTGGCAGTGAATGAAAAAAATACTCAGGCATTTGATCTTTATCTTATAACAGGATATCTGTATGGCGGTAAAATGAGAGAAGGAATAAACGGGCCACAATTTTTAATGTCTAAAAAAATTTAA
- a CDS encoding DUF1684 domain-containing protein, producing the protein MKKPILFLLLLFPIFMFSQKNKHISKEIQEIKKFQSDLNREYLDPKETPLRDDNFAKFKYHPFFPIDLKYRVTAKFTKTENPQPFDLPTSSGKSKSYQEFGTATFTLNGKMHALKIYQSLDLMKMEKYKDHLFLPFRDETNNKETYGGGKYIDLTIPEGDTIILDFNQSYQPFCAYNAHNYSCPIVPGENKLAVEIRAGVMYEDIYHH; encoded by the coding sequence ATGAAAAAGCCCATCTTATTTTTACTATTACTGTTTCCGATCTTTATGTTTTCTCAGAAAAATAAACACATTTCTAAGGAAATTCAGGAAATCAAAAAGTTTCAGTCAGACTTAAATAGAGAATATTTAGATCCAAAAGAAACACCCCTACGAGATGATAATTTTGCTAAATTCAAATATCATCCTTTCTTTCCGATTGATTTAAAGTACAGAGTCACCGCAAAATTTACCAAAACCGAAAATCCACAGCCTTTTGATCTGCCAACATCGTCGGGAAAATCAAAATCATATCAGGAGTTTGGTACAGCAACTTTTACGTTAAATGGAAAAATGCACGCTTTGAAGATCTATCAAAGTTTAGATTTAATGAAGATGGAAAAATATAAAGATCATCTTTTTCTTCCTTTTCGGGACGAAACCAACAATAAAGAAACCTACGGCGGCGGAAAGTATATTGATCTTACGATTCCGGAAGGCGATACCATTATTTTAGATTTTAATCAGTCGTATCAGCCTTTTTGTGCTTACAATGCACATAATTACAGCTGCCCAATTGTTCCGGGGGAGAATAAATTAGCCGTTGAAATACGGGCCGGCGTAATGTACGAAGATATTTACCACCATTAA
- the mqo gene encoding malate dehydrogenase (quinone), which translates to MPNTILRRTPKPKYDVVLIGGGIMSATLATLLHEFDPGLNIAIFERLGRFAKESTAAWNNAGTGHSAFCELNYTPENEDGTIDISKAEKIAEQFEISKQFWSYLVDKKYVSTPTDFINSCAHMSLVFGEKDAEYLKKRHEAMKDSPLFSAMEFSTDHDQLREWIPLVMSKRNETEVLAATKMDLGTDVNFGSLTRKMGRHLLEDSNVEVFLYHEVKDIDPREDGKWEMKVKDRIHSHKQEVVADFVFIGAGGYALPLLESSDIKESEGYGGFPVSGEWLVTHNPELVNQHQAKVYTQATVDAPPMSVPHLDLRIIDGQKALLFGPFAGFSTKFLKEGNYLDLPASVNSKNIRSLFGAWWHNIPLTKYLVQQVAMTKAQRIQHLREFIKDAKEEDWELKVAGQRVQVIKKDEELGGRLEFGTEVVVNKQGTIASLLGASPGASTAVFAMLNVLEKCFPEKLNGEWKAKLLEMIPSYGQKLADNRELTEKIRAYSKEKLELKH; encoded by the coding sequence ATGCCAAATACAATCTTAAGGAGAACACCAAAACCAAAATACGATGTTGTTTTAATAGGCGGCGGAATTATGAGCGCCACATTAGCCACTTTACTCCACGAGTTTGATCCCGGTTTGAATATTGCCATTTTCGAAAGACTCGGAAGGTTTGCAAAAGAAAGTACAGCCGCATGGAATAACGCAGGAACCGGACATTCAGCATTTTGTGAACTGAATTATACCCCTGAAAACGAAGACGGAACGATCGATATTTCGAAAGCAGAAAAAATTGCAGAGCAGTTTGAAATTTCAAAACAGTTCTGGTCATATTTAGTAGATAAAAAATATGTTTCAACGCCCACAGATTTTATAAATTCCTGCGCACATATGAGTCTGGTTTTCGGTGAAAAAGATGCTGAATATCTTAAAAAACGACACGAAGCGATGAAAGATTCGCCCTTGTTTTCCGCAATGGAATTTTCTACCGATCACGATCAGTTGAGAGAATGGATTCCTTTAGTGATGAGTAAAAGAAATGAAACTGAAGTTCTTGCCGCAACAAAAATGGATTTGGGCACAGATGTTAACTTTGGAAGCTTGACCCGAAAGATGGGAAGACATTTGCTCGAAGATTCTAATGTCGAAGTTTTCCTTTACCACGAAGTAAAAGATATCGATCCGAGAGAAGATGGAAAATGGGAAATGAAGGTGAAAGACAGAATTCACAGTCATAAGCAGGAAGTCGTTGCAGATTTTGTTTTTATCGGTGCGGGAGGTTATGCTTTGCCACTGTTAGAAAGTTCAGATATTAAAGAAAGTGAAGGCTATGGCGGTTTTCCGGTTTCCGGAGAATGGCTGGTTACACATAATCCTGAGCTGGTCAATCAGCATCAGGCAAAGGTCTACACACAGGCAACGGTAGATGCGCCGCCCATGTCGGTTCCGCATTTGGATTTGAGAATTATTGATGGCCAAAAAGCACTGTTATTTGGGCCGTTTGCAGGATTTTCAACAAAATTTTTAAAAGAAGGAAATTATCTCGATCTTCCTGCAAGTGTGAATTCAAAAAATATAAGGTCGCTTTTTGGAGCTTGGTGGCATAATATTCCGCTTACAAAATATCTGGTACAGCAGGTTGCTATGACCAAAGCTCAAAGAATTCAGCATTTAAGAGAATTTATAAAAGATGCCAAAGAAGAAGACTGGGAACTGAAAGTTGCCGGACAACGTGTACAAGTCATCAAAAAAGATGAAGAACTCGGTGGCAGGCTGGAATTCGGGACTGAAGTTGTCGTCAATAAGCAGGGAACAATTGCTTCATTACTGGGCGCTTCACCCGGAGCTTCAACAGCCGTTTTTGCGATGTTGAATGTATTGGAAAAATGTTTCCCTGAAAAGCTGAACGGTGAATGGAAAGCAAAATTACTTGAAATGATTCCGTCTTACGGACAAAAATTGGCTGATAACCGCGAGCTTACCGAAAAAATAAGAGCATACAGCAAAGAAAAATTAGAACTTAAACATTAA
- a CDS encoding NAD(P)H-dependent glycerol-3-phosphate dehydrogenase has product MAKKKTISESANSKKANKDISVGVVGSGSFATAIVKMLVENCKTVHWCVRSEFVKGAIELRGHNPTYLTAVNFNLKNLKLTTDINELVSACDVVVLATPSIYLSDTMDKMTCEYKDKIFVSAIKGIIPKVNDVVAHYLKEEFQIGFRNQAVIAGPCHAEEVAMERLSYLTVATVEDETSEKLVAIFNSEFIKVNSSKDILGNEYSAILKNIFAIGAGIASGLGYGDNFTAVFVSNAIREMETFLEAIYEAPRDVNESAYLGDLLVTAYSLFSRNRNLGNLIGKGYTVKSAIQSMNMVAEGYYAADSIYKTARQKNLELPIIDTIYAILYEGKNAEKQFKKLTAKLN; this is encoded by the coding sequence ATGGCGAAAAAGAAAACAATTTCAGAATCTGCAAACTCAAAAAAGGCGAATAAAGATATTTCTGTAGGAGTTGTCGGCAGCGGAAGTTTTGCAACAGCGATTGTGAAGATGCTTGTGGAAAACTGTAAAACCGTGCATTGGTGTGTAAGAAGTGAATTTGTAAAAGGCGCAATCGAGCTTCGTGGTCATAACCCAACTTATCTTACGGCAGTTAATTTTAATCTTAAAAATTTAAAGCTGACCACCGATATTAATGAGCTGGTTTCTGCATGTGATGTAGTGGTTTTGGCAACTCCATCCATTTATTTGTCAGATACTATGGATAAAATGACTTGTGAGTACAAAGACAAAATTTTTGTTTCTGCAATTAAAGGAATTATTCCTAAAGTGAATGATGTTGTTGCGCATTACCTGAAAGAAGAATTTCAGATCGGTTTTAGAAATCAAGCTGTTATTGCAGGGCCTTGTCATGCAGAAGAGGTCGCGATGGAAAGACTTTCTTATCTCACTGTCGCTACTGTCGAAGACGAAACTTCTGAAAAACTGGTCGCGATTTTCAATTCAGAGTTTATAAAAGTCAATTCGAGTAAAGATATCTTAGGAAATGAATATAGTGCGATTTTGAAAAATATTTTCGCTATTGGAGCAGGTATTGCAAGCGGTTTAGGTTACGGAGATAACTTTACAGCAGTTTTTGTATCCAACGCAATCCGCGAGATGGAAACTTTTCTTGAGGCGATCTATGAAGCTCCAAGAGATGTTAACGAAAGTGCATATCTGGGAGATTTACTCGTAACCGCTTATTCATTATTCTCAAGAAACAGAAACTTAGGAAATTTGATAGGTAAAGGATACACGGTAAAATCAGCGATCCAGTCAATGAATATGGTTGCAGAAGGATACTATGCTGCTGACTCAATTTACAAAACAGCGAGACAAAAAAATCTTGAGCTTCCTATTATTGATACCATTTATGCGATTTTATATGAAGGTAAAAACGCTGAAAAACAGTTTAAAAAACTGACTGCAAAATTAAATTAA
- a CDS encoding M23 family metallopeptidase: MKKFLRSKKKVNLLIGGLLLIVFAQSIFIANLFSKKDDKNYEVNLVKINTEKDSVDYLKMKTDLSLVDQTVEQLNSFLKSKDIKNEKLMVLDNDSISNSIYLAKQSNRYSQYLMDLQKKLTQVPLGMPTEGYISSNFGIRKNPIPFKTVYASVKTTAEPKAAIAVEAVPKAEVKAVPVEKIIELTDSYGNKREVKVMVTPKAKSETVASVPAVSSNKAAASTAAKVPAEKNNPPAEADQMQYHKGLDIAVPFGSNVIATAAGTVIFSGQKGGYGNCVIVSHGNGLATLYGHLSQLVAKTNDKVKVGQVIAKSGNSGRSTGPHLHYEVHKNNTPVNPKLFMNL, from the coding sequence ATGAAGAAATTTTTAAGAAGCAAAAAGAAAGTAAACTTACTGATTGGAGGACTTTTACTGATCGTTTTTGCACAAAGTATTTTTATCGCTAATTTATTTTCAAAGAAAGACGATAAAAATTATGAAGTGAATCTGGTAAAAATAAACACCGAAAAAGACAGCGTAGATTACCTGAAAATGAAGACTGATCTTAGTCTAGTAGATCAAACGGTAGAACAGCTGAATTCATTTTTAAAATCTAAAGATATTAAGAACGAAAAACTAATGGTTCTTGATAACGACAGCATTTCCAACTCTATTTATCTAGCTAAGCAATCAAACAGATACAGTCAATATCTGATGGATCTGCAGAAAAAACTGACACAAGTGCCATTGGGAATGCCGACAGAGGGTTATATTTCATCCAATTTCGGGATTAGAAAAAATCCGATTCCTTTCAAAACCGTGTATGCATCTGTAAAAACCACAGCAGAACCGAAAGCTGCAATAGCTGTTGAAGCTGTCCCAAAAGCTGAAGTGAAGGCAGTGCCCGTAGAAAAAATCATTGAATTAACAGACAGCTACGGAAATAAACGTGAAGTAAAAGTGATGGTTACGCCAAAAGCGAAAAGCGAAACGGTAGCTTCTGTACCAGCAGTTTCTTCAAATAAAGCTGCTGCTTCAACCGCTGCAAAAGTTCCTGCTGAGAAAAACAATCCACCTGCTGAAGCTGATCAAATGCAATATCATAAAGGTCTTGATATTGCAGTTCCTTTCGGTTCAAATGTTATTGCAACTGCTGCAGGAACCGTCATTTTCTCCGGACAGAAAGGTGGTTATGGAAACTGCGTTATCGTTTCTCATGGAAATGGTTTAGCAACACTATACGGACATTTATCTCAATTGGTTGCAAAAACAAATGATAAGGTAAAAGTAGGACAAGTGATTGCTAAATCAGGAAACTCCGGCCGTTCTACAGGACCTCACTTGCATTATGAAGTACACAAAAACAATACTCCGGTGAATCCAAAGTTGTTTATGAATTTATAA
- a CDS encoding NAD(P)-dependent oxidoreductase: MNKKVAVIGATGFVGTQVVKELINRGYAVEAIVRDASKVELKDNVTAKSIDVNNIDDLAEGLKGNDAIISTFNAGWTNPNLYNDFLNGSKNIERAVEKSRVKRFITVGGAGSLFIDGNQLVDGPDFPADIKPGASAARDYLSIIKQNNILDWTFFSPAIEMHPGTAGIRTGKYRTSLESPVFDENGRSILSVEDVAVALVDELEQNNHIRERFTAAY; encoded by the coding sequence ATGAACAAAAAAGTAGCAGTTATCGGAGCCACAGGATTTGTGGGAACCCAAGTTGTAAAAGAGCTCATAAATAGAGGGTATGCCGTAGAGGCTATCGTCAGAGATGCTTCAAAAGTGGAGCTGAAGGACAATGTAACCGCAAAAAGTATTGATGTTAATAACATCGATGATCTTGCTGAAGGCTTAAAAGGAAATGACGCAATTATCAGTACCTTTAATGCAGGCTGGACGAACCCGAATCTTTACAACGATTTTTTAAACGGAAGTAAAAATATTGAAAGAGCAGTTGAAAAATCCAGGGTTAAAAGATTTATCACTGTTGGAGGTGCGGGAAGTTTGTTTATTGACGGGAATCAATTGGTTGACGGTCCGGATTTCCCCGCAGATATCAAGCCGGGGGCAAGTGCTGCAAGAGATTATTTAAGTATAATCAAACAAAACAATATTTTGGACTGGACGTTTTTCAGCCCCGCAATCGAGATGCACCCCGGAACAGCAGGAATCAGAACCGGTAAGTACAGGACCTCATTAGAGTCGCCGGTATTTGATGAAAACGGAAGGAGTATTTTGTCTGTAGAAGATGTTGCAGTAGCTTTGGTTGATGAATTGGAACAGAATAATCACATTCGTGAACGTTTTACTGCGGCTTATTAA
- a CDS encoding Rrf2 family transcriptional regulator → MSNTRFATAIHIMTLLAKVPQEWLTSDWIAGSINVNPVIVRRELGELRQAGLITSKLGKDGGTRLSKNAEEIKISEIYAAVKNNEVLGRKNQNPNPACPVGKEINSHLSILFDQTDALVKDFLGDKSLQEFTDQF, encoded by the coding sequence ATGAGCAATACAAGATTTGCAACAGCAATACATATTATGACGTTACTGGCAAAAGTTCCGCAGGAATGGCTGACTTCGGACTGGATCGCGGGTAGTATCAATGTAAATCCTGTGATTGTACGTAGAGAATTGGGTGAATTACGCCAAGCGGGTTTGATAACAAGCAAACTAGGAAAAGATGGCGGAACGAGACTTTCAAAAAACGCCGAAGAAATTAAAATTTCCGAAATCTATGCTGCCGTAAAAAACAATGAAGTTTTAGGCAGAAAAAATCAAAATCCCAATCCTGCCTGTCCGGTAGGAAAGGAGATCAACAGCCATCTTTCCATTCTTTTTGATCAAACGGATGCATTAGTGAAAGATTTTCTTGGAGACAAATCTCTTCAGGAATTTACAGACCAGTTTTAA
- a CDS encoding nuclear transport factor 2 family protein: MIKRLNISIFIFSVIIVNLHAQVAKNSPLFLELKEQDSLFFERGFNNCDMAYLEKTVDNNLKFYHDNGGFQDKKLFLERTKQNLCSNPNQKPIRKVIESSLEVFPLYNNGKLYGAIQSGEHQFYIREKGKDDVLGGKAKFTTVWTKNDGKWIMSDVLSYDHR, encoded by the coding sequence ATGATCAAGAGACTCAACATCAGCATTTTTATATTTTCAGTAATTATCGTAAATCTTCATGCTCAAGTTGCAAAAAATTCACCATTATTTTTAGAATTAAAAGAACAGGACAGTCTTTTCTTTGAAAGGGGTTTTAATAATTGCGACATGGCGTATCTGGAAAAAACAGTTGATAACAATCTGAAATTCTATCACGACAACGGGGGTTTTCAGGATAAGAAATTATTTTTAGAAAGAACAAAACAAAATCTTTGTTCAAATCCTAATCAAAAGCCAATTCGTAAGGTGATTGAAAGCAGTCTGGAAGTATTCCCTTTGTACAATAACGGTAAATTGTATGGTGCCATACAGTCGGGAGAACATCAGTTTTATATTCGCGAAAAAGGTAAAGATGATGTTTTAGGAGGTAAGGCAAAGTTTACCACCGTCTGGACGAAGAATGACGGAAAGTGGATCATGAGTGACGTTCTTAGTTACGATCATCGATAA
- a CDS encoding DUF4870 domain-containing protein, with the protein MAATLNISQKDLFIEEISKEEIRIEETIVAVEKNEVFNAGLVKIINLSSLPFAWFPVANFLPPLLIMLFTKEKSQIVKQIVSLQIFVAIISPIIFMIVAILKLGSPSVMITMILLVLSNVCIILKNAYEIDRKQVLYYKLNFSMI; encoded by the coding sequence TTGGCCGCGACTCTCAATATTTCACAAAAAGATTTATTTATTGAAGAAATTTCAAAAGAAGAAATCAGAATTGAAGAAACAATAGTAGCGGTCGAGAAAAATGAGGTTTTCAATGCGGGTTTAGTTAAAATAATAAATCTTTCTTCCCTTCCTTTTGCATGGTTTCCGGTTGCCAATTTTTTACCTCCTTTACTGATCATGCTTTTTACAAAAGAGAAATCTCAAATTGTAAAGCAAATTGTTTCTCTACAAATCTTTGTAGCCATCATTTCACCGATCATTTTTATGATTGTTGCAATCTTAAAACTGGGATCTCCCTCGGTAATGATTACCATGATTTTATTGGTACTTTCAAATGTATGCATTATTTTGAAGAATGCATATGAAATTGATAGGAAACAAGTCCTTTATTATAAGCTGAATTTCAGCATGATATAA